The Leifsonia poae region ATCGCACCCGTCCCGCCGTCGTCTCGATGTAGGCGGAACTTGCGAGCAGATGGAACGCGGCTGACGGCGCCTCCGCAGCGACCGCCCGCGCCGCGACGACGACGACGGGCGTCGGCGTCGGCGTCGTGTGCGTGAACAGTTCGGCGACCAGTCGCTGCGTCAGGAACCGCGCCCGTTCGGCCGGGGTCGTCGCCTCGGCACTCAGCCGGTCGATCACCGCGATCGTCTCGGCGCCGGCACCGCAGCGGAGCAGGGGCGGGAGCGCGTCGCTCAACCTGGCATGAGCCCGCTCGGGCACGGGGGTGCGGGCAGCCGACGCCACCCACCAACGGGCGGACTCGGCATATGCGCCTCGCTGCCAGGCCTGTTCCGCCGCCTCCTGCAGCGCGCCCGCGACGACCTCGTCGGTGCCGGTCGTCACCGCGTCGAGGTGCGCGGCCTGGCGTCCCCGGTCGGAGGCCAGCGCCGCGATGACTCCGCGCAACGCGCGTTCGCGATCCGTTCGCGGCACGGCGGCCTCCACCGCGGGCAGCACGGTCGGATGTGCGGGCCGGATGCCCGCGGCGGTCTCGACGGCCAGCCCGCTGGCGAGTGCGCGGTCGAGGTCGGGGAGGGTGAGCCCGGCTTCCGCCAGGGCGCGGGCCAGCTCCGGTGTCGTCAGCGCATCCAGCGAGGTGATGAGCAGGGCGAGTCGACCCGCGCGGCCGAGGCGGCCGAGCCGTGCGGTGTAGAGCGAGCCGATCGAGGCGCCGAGCCGGTTCTCGGGCAGTGGCGCCGTTCCGGCGCGTTCGGCGGGGCTCAATTCGGCCGGAAGCTGCGCCAGCGCCAGGGGCAGTCCGTCTGCCCGTTCGAGCAGGCGGTGGGCGACGAGCGAACTCAACTCGGGGAATCGACGGCGAAGCAGGGCGCGCCCTTCGGCCGGGGTGAGCCGTTCCAGGTGGAGCGATTCGAAGCGCGCTCGCCCGAAGCCGCCATCGTCTCCGGCGGCGACCGACCGGGTGGCCGCGACGATGGTCACGGCATCCCGGTCGAGGCGCCGGGCGAGGAAGAGGAGGCTCGAACGCGTGGACTTGTCGAGCCAATCGGCGTCATCGACGACGATCACGACCGGCCGGCTGCGCGCCTCGTCCGTCACCAGGGTGAGGAGTCCGGCCGAGACGGCAAGCGCATCTTCGGGCTCACCGGGTTCACCGCCGATGGCCCGCCCCAGGGCCTGTTGTTGGGTCGGCGGGAGCGCGTCGAGCGGCAGGCCCGACACGAGCTCGTGCAGCCCCGCGAACGGCAGGCGCGTCTCGGCCGGATGCCCGGCACAGGTCAGCAGAAGAGTCTCGGCCGGCAGCCCGCGGACGAACCGGTCGAGCACCCAGGATTTGCCGGAGCCGGGGCCGCCCCGCAGGAGGAAGCGTCTCGCGGGGCCTCCGGCACGTGCGGCGGCCAGCAGCACTCCGGCCAGTTCGGCCTGCGGCCCGTCCGGTGCCTCGCCGGCCGGGGCGTCGTCTCCCAAGAGCATCATTTCGCTTCAGGGTAGCGCCGGGCCGTCGCCGGAAAGCACGGCACACGCCCGCGCTCGTCTCAGACTTCGGCGAACGCCCGAACCGGAAAGGTGCCGAACCCTTCGATCGCCGGGGGAACCGCCGTGAACCGGGCGCCATGCGCCGGAACGGCGCCCAGGCCGGTGAGGTGCTCGACGACGTGGATGCCCGCGGCGAGCAGCAGTGTGTGCGCGGGTCGGGCGCCCCCGCTCGCAGTCTCGGTGTCGTCGATGTTGAGCGAGTCGATCCCCACCAGAGCCACGCCCGCATCCACGAGATGTCGGGCGCCGGCCTCGGTGAGGAAGGGGGCCCCGGTAGCGTATGCGGGCGTTCCGAAGTGTTCATCCCACCCGGTGTGCAGCAGCACGGCGCTCCCGGCCACCGCACGGTCGGCGAAGACCTCGGCCGGGATCCCGCGATCGAGTGCATCGGTGATGTGGAAGACGTTCGCGGGCAGGCCGACCAGCGTGCCGAGGTCGAGGGAGGCGAGGTCGCCGCCGTCGGCATAGCGGTGGAACGGACTGTCGAGGTAGGTTCCGGTGTTGCCGACCAGCGTGATGATGTCCATCGCGAACTCAGTGCCGGGCGCGTACCGGTCGCGGGAGTCCGCGCGGGTCAGATGCGGCGTGATCACCGGCGACGGCAGCCCCGGGTAGGTGACGAGACCGGCCCGGATGCGGTGGCTGAGGTCAATGACGCGCCGTCGCCCGCCGACTGTGTCTGGTGTTTCGGCGACGATGCCGCGGCTGCCACGATGCTGCTCCTCGACGATCCGCAGATTCGTCAGGCGCGCCTCGCCAACGAGGGCGAGGCCGAGGTGGCGGACGAATAGCCGGCCGATCTCAGCCTCGTCCAGCGCATCCGACGGCAGGTCGAGTCGAAAGCCGTTCGCCTCCAGCCCGCCGCCGTTCGCGAACCGCACGCTTGCGTCGAAATGGGCACGGTAGTCGGTCATGGCGCTCCTGGGGCGGCTCAGCGGTCGGGGAAGTCGTGGGGGAGCCCGGAGAGCACAGGTTCCAGCCGCGCCAGACGGTCGTTCTCCAGGCGCAGTGCCTGGGCGTCTCGGTCGTGGCGCAGCACCGAGACGGCGAGCAGGAAGGTCTCGGCGTCCACCGGCGGCAACGGCGAGACGAACGCCGACGCCTCGTGCGCGAGCTCGCCGCTCAGCCCGGCCCTGGCCGCCGGTGTGAGCCCGGATGCCTGGCGCACGTACTGGGAGATGCGCCGGGACAGCCGGTCGGGCAGCTTGCCGACGTCAGCCGTCGCTGCCCAGCCGAGCAGGTGGGGCGGCAGCGCGTACCGCTGAGGAGCGACACGGGGGATCCGCTCCAGCTGGCTGTACGTGCCCGCCAGAAGGTCGCCCAGACGTTTGGAGCGCGCATTGAGCAGGCCGGCCAGGGCGGCGGTGCCGCCGACCGTCATGTAGATCTCCAACACACCCACGAGTGCGCGGATGAAGGAGTGACGGAATCCGATCGCCCCGCCATCGTCGCGAACGATGCGGGCGCCGACGGCGAGCTTGCCGAGCGAGCGGCCGCGGGTGGCGAGCTCGACGGTCATCGGCAGGATCACGGTTCCGAAGACGAGGATCAGCACGAGGAGAACGCGCTGGAGCGCAGAGTCGAGCCCCGCGCCGGTCGACACGAGCAGCAGCGCGGCAGCCAGCATCACCAGTATCGAGAGCAGCCAGTCGATGGCCGCACCCCCGGCCCGGAGGATGTAGCTCGCCGGCTTCACATCGAGGGCGACCGCCTCCCCGGTGACGAGTTCACGCTCGCCGGGAGTATCCAACGGTGGGGTGGCCGGTGCCATGACTATCATCTAAGCAGATGGATCTCGACGCATACACGGCAGCGCACAGCGCAGAGTGGGAGAGGCTTGCCTCCCTGGGCAAGCGTCGTCGTCTCAGCGGGCGCGAAGCGGACGAATTGATCGACCTCTACCAATCTGGTGCGACCGATCTGTCGGCCATCAAGACCCTGGCCGGCTCTACCGCGACGGGTGATCGACTGTCCCTCGCTCTGGCGACGGCGCGGCTGCGGTTCACGGGCGCGGGGGCGAACATCCTGTCTCAGCTCCCGCGGTTCTTCGTGCTGCAGCTCCCGGCTGCGTTGTACCGCATCCGTTGGCTGGTCCTCGCCATCGCAGTGGCGACCGTCATCGTCTCGACGCTGTATGCAGTGTGGATCGCCGGAAACCCGGATGTGCTGGCCAATCTCGGTCACGACGCGCAATTGCGCAAATACGTCGAGCACGACTTCATCGACTACTACTCGAACAACCCGGCGGCGTCGTTCTCCGGCCAGGTCTGGACGAACAACGCCTGGATTGCCGCGCAGTGCATCGCCTTCGGGATCACCGGAGTCTACGTTCCGTACGTCCTCATCCAGAACGCGATCGGCGTCGGCACGGCGGCCGGGGTGATGTTCGCCTACGGGCGCGGCGACGTGATGTTCTCCTACATCCTTCCCCACGGCATGCTCGAACTCACCAGCGTCTTCGTGGCGGCGGCCGCGGGCCTGCGCATCTTCTGGGCCTGGATCGCGCCGGGCGCGCGAACGCGGGCGCAAGCGCTCGCCGAGGACGGCCGCGCTCTGTTCACCGTTGCCATCGGATGCGCCATCACGCTCTTCGTCTCCGGCCTGATCGAAGGGTTCGTCACACCGTCGACGCTTCCGGTCTGGGTCAAGATCGCCATCGGTGCCCTCGCTCTTGCCGCCTTCCTCGCCTACATGCTCGTACTCGGCCGCCGTGCGGTGCGCGCCGGGGAGACGGGCGATCTCGCCGAGTTCGACGCTGGCGCCCGCCGCGTCGTCGCCGGCTGATCTGCTTCGGGCTGAGTGTCGCCCGGCAGCTGTCCCCTGCAGCAGCAGCCTTCCGGCGCGACGCAAAACGCAGAAGGGGCTTCCAGCCGGCCGTGCGTGAGTGCACCGCGGGCTGGAAGCCCCTCCGAGAGGAATCCGGGGTCAGTCGGCCTTGCGGGTTCCGTCGAAGATGAACTTGAATGTCACACCGGCGATCAGCGCGCCGACGATCGGGGCGACGATCGAGAGCCACAGCTGGCCGAGAGCGGTCGGGCCGCCGTAGATGGCGGTAGCGATCGAGCGGGCCGGGTTGAACGAGGCGTCGGAGACGGGGATCGCGATGAGGGCGATGATCGTCAGCGTGAGACCGATCGCGAGCGGGGCGAAGCCTGCGGCCGCGCGGGAGCTGGTGACGCCGAGGATGACCCAGACGAAGACCGCGGTCGTGATGATCTCGATGAGGAGGGCCGACACGAGCGGGAATCCGCCGGGGGAGAGCTCGCCCCAACCGGTGGAGACGAAGCCGCCCTTCTGTGCCTTCGAGAGGAAGCCGTCCGGGCCGCCGGCGGCGATCGCGACGAGAAGTGTCGACGCGATGATGCCGCCGACGATCTGGGCGACGATGTAGCTGACCACATCCTTCCAGGCGAAACGCCCGGCTACGGCGAGGCCGAGGGTGACGGCGGGGTTGAAGTGCCCACCGGAGACGGGGCCGAAAGCGTACGCACCGACGACGACGCTGAGCCCGAGGGCGAGCGCGACGCCGAGGAACCCGACGTTGAAGCCGCCCTCGCCGCCGGCGAATCCTGCGGCGAAGAGGGCGGTGCCGACGACGGAGAAGACGAGCACGAACGTGCCGATCACTTCTGCGCCGAGACGCGCTCCGAGGGTCGGGACGAGAACAGGGGACGGTGCGGGCGTTGCGGCAGAGTCGGCCATGGGTTTCTTCCTTGAGTTCGACAATAAGGAGCGAAGGGTAGAACGCTCACTCTGCAACCTATCGGAATGCATGCATTGAGCGACAGAGGTTCGACGCATTGTGTCGCACGACCGTGAAGTGCCCTACAGCTTGCCGGCGGCCTTCAAGGCGAGGTAGCGGTCGCTGAGCGCCGGGGGAAGGTCGGCGGGGGAACCGGTGACCACATCCGCCCCCGAGCGTTGGATCGCCGCCGTCACACGGGCGACGTCGAGCAGCGCGCGTTCGGCCGCTGCGGCCCGGTACACGCCCTCACGGTCGCGTCGTTCGCCGGCAGCACGCAGAGACTCCGGGTCGGTGACCGAAGCAACGACGACCGTGTGCTTCCTCGCCAGCTGCGGCAGCACCGCGAGCAGGCCCCGTGAGGCGCCGGGCGCCTCGATCGAGGTGAGGAGCACCACGAGCGAACGCTGGCTGGTGATCGCCGCCAGCTGTGTCGGAACGGCGCCCCAGTCCATCTCGATGAGAGCCGGTTCCACACCGGCGAAGACGTCGACCATCCGGGAGAGAAGCTCCGGCCCGGTGGCGCCTTGCACCCGGCCGCGCACGGCGCGATCGTAGGCGAGCACATCCACACGGTCGCCCGCGCGGCTGGCGAGCGCGCCGAGCAGCAGCGCGGATTCGAACGCCGTGTCGATGCGGGGCTCGTCGTCGATGCGGGCCGCCGACGTGCGGGCGGAGTCGATCAGGATGATCACCCGCCGGTCTCGCTCCGGTCGCCACGTCCGCACCATCACGCGCGCGCCGCTCCCGGCGGTCGGATCGTGCCGTCGTGCCGTCGCGCGCCAGTCGATCGAGCGCACATCGTCGCCGCGCACATACTCGCGAAGCGAATCGAATTCGGTCCCCTGACCGCGGAGCATCACGCTGGTCATCCCGTCGAGCTCGCGCAGCCGGGCGAGCCGCGACGGCAGGTGCTTGCGCGAGGCGAACGGGGGAAGCACCCGGATGCGGCCGGGCGCGCTCAGCGTCGCCTGCCGGCCCCACAGGTGCAGCGGCCCCCAGGCGCGCACCGTCACCTCGGCGACACGGCGCTCGCCGCGCCGCCACGGCCTGAGCGTCTCGTTGACCCGTCGACGTTCGCCCGGCGGCAGGGCGATCGGTGTGCGGGAGCGGACGAGTCCGGCCGACGGCTCCCATGCATCCCGCACCTGGCCGCGGATCGCGCCCCGCCCGGTGTTCGTCAGCAGAAGCTCGGCCGGCGCCTCGGCACCGAGCCGCACCCGGGCCGGCACCGTGCGTTCGACGATCACCCGACGCGGGGAGGCGGCGAGCAGCAGATCGAGCGTGCCGAGCAGGAGGGCCAGAACCAGCCAGGCGGCGAGGGTGAGGAAGGCGGCCTCTGCACGCGCGCCGAGCAGTACGACGGGCACCACCCCGAAGGCGAGAAGGGCGACGAATCGCCCGGAAACGGTCACGGGCGGGCCTAGATCGGAACCTGGACCTGCTGAACGATCGACCGCAGGATCGCGTCGACCCCCACCCCCTCGAGCTCGGCCTCCGGTCGCAGCTGCACGCGGTGGCGCCACACCGGCAGCAGCATCGCCTGGACATGGTCGGGCGTGATCGATCCGTAGCCGGACAGCCAGGCCCAGGCCTTCGCGGCCGCCAGCAGAGCTGTGGTGCCTCGAGGGCTCACGCCGAGCTTGACCGACGGACTGTGCCGGGTCGCCCTGGCGAGGTCGACGATGTAGGCGAGCACGTCGGCGGTGGCGCCGACCGAGGCGGCCGCGCCCCGCGCCGCCGCCAGATCGGCGGCGCTCAGCACCGGGGTCACACCGGCCCCCGCCAGGTCGCGCGGGTTGAAACCTGCGGCATGCCGCCGCAACATTTCGACCTCGGTCTCGCGTTCCGGGATGTCCAGGGTCAGCTTGAGCAGGAAGCGGTCGAGCTGGGCCTCGGGCAGCGAGTACGTCCCCTCGTACTCGACCGGGTTCTGCGTTGCTGCGACCAGGAACGGGTCGGGTAGCGGTCGGCTCACGCCGTCGACGCTCACCTGACGCTCCTCCATCGCCTCCAGCAGCGCCGACTGCGTCTTCGGGGGCGTGCGGTTGATCTCATCGGCGAGCAGGATGTTCGTGAACACCGGGCCTTCGCGGAACTCGAAACCGCCGGACGCTCCGTCGTAGACGAGCGAGCCGGTCACATCGCCCGGCATCAGGTCGGGGGTGAACTGGATGCGTTTCGTGTCCAGGCTGAGCGCCTGGCTGAGCGAGCGGACCAGCAGAGTCTTGGCCACGCCGGGCACCCCCTCG contains the following coding sequences:
- a CDS encoding helix-turn-helix transcriptional regulator, encoding MMLLGDDAPAGEAPDGPQAELAGVLLAAARAGGPARRFLLRGGPGSGKSWVLDRFVRGLPAETLLLTCAGHPAETRLPFAGLHELVSGLPLDALPPTQQQALGRAIGGEPGEPEDALAVSAGLLTLVTDEARSRPVVIVVDDADWLDKSTRSSLLFLARRLDRDAVTIVAATRSVAAGDDGGFGRARFESLHLERLTPAEGRALLRRRFPELSSLVAHRLLERADGLPLALAQLPAELSPAERAGTAPLPENRLGASIGSLYTARLGRLGRAGRLALLITSLDALTTPELARALAEAGLTLPDLDRALASGLAVETAAGIRPAHPTVLPAVEAAVPRTDRERALRGVIAALASDRGRQAAHLDAVTTGTDEVVAGALQEAAEQAWQRGAYAESARWWVASAARTPVPERAHARLSDALPPLLRCGAGAETIAVIDRLSAEATTPAERARFLTQRLVAELFTHTTPTPTPVVVVAARAVAAEAPSAAFHLLASSAYIETTAGRVRSAKALADLARTLVPTAESGLTDRLVLETIDDLSGEEAADALLTSDWDGGLSDAELCDPAVPLPLILNHLVWTGGSIVVDRILARQRDALERGGYLSLLGLCDGLRVLLPVLRGDWGDALARFDRVERLLLDTDFTGPLPYIQLQHAGLLAARGEEDACRALVDRAVPAPTEATPIHRYARLCILGRLALTSGSTEEAASLLLAAADTQSELGMVEPGFFDSFGDLFEAFWRLRRGAELLDRLDTLHDHAEATDRHSALAVALRCRGLEADPDDVDALFARSLAEHAVDPNAFETARTELSHGQKLRRVRRKRDAREPLHRALTTFEALGAGPWAALARAELAACGERRATAAAPGILDALTPQEWAVAQAVADGLSNRETASRLFLSVRTVEYHLANAYRKLAVSSRGELASRLAAELAPAPGERRITPR
- a CDS encoding cyclase family protein, producing MTDYRAHFDASVRFANGGGLEANGFRLDLPSDALDEAEIGRLFVRHLGLALVGEARLTNLRIVEEQHRGSRGIVAETPDTVGGRRRVIDLSHRIRAGLVTYPGLPSPVITPHLTRADSRDRYAPGTEFAMDIITLVGNTGTYLDSPFHRYADGGDLASLDLGTLVGLPANVFHITDALDRGIPAEVFADRAVAGSAVLLHTGWDEHFGTPAYATGAPFLTEAGARHLVDAGVALVGIDSLNIDDTETASGGARPAHTLLLAAGIHVVEHLTGLGAVPAHGARFTAVPPAIEGFGTFPVRAFAEV
- a CDS encoding RDD family protein; amino-acid sequence: MAPATPPLDTPGERELVTGEAVALDVKPASYILRAGGAAIDWLLSILVMLAAALLLVSTGAGLDSALQRVLLVLILVFGTVILPMTVELATRGRSLGKLAVGARIVRDDGGAIGFRHSFIRALVGVLEIYMTVGGTAALAGLLNARSKRLGDLLAGTYSQLERIPRVAPQRYALPPHLLGWAATADVGKLPDRLSRRISQYVRQASGLTPAARAGLSGELAHEASAFVSPLPPVDAETFLLAVSVLRHDRDAQALRLENDRLARLEPVLSGLPHDFPDR
- a CDS encoding stage II sporulation protein M, with product MDLDAYTAAHSAEWERLASLGKRRRLSGREADELIDLYQSGATDLSAIKTLAGSTATGDRLSLALATARLRFTGAGANILSQLPRFFVLQLPAALYRIRWLVLAIAVATVIVSTLYAVWIAGNPDVLANLGHDAQLRKYVEHDFIDYYSNNPAASFSGQVWTNNAWIAAQCIAFGITGVYVPYVLIQNAIGVGTAAGVMFAYGRGDVMFSYILPHGMLELTSVFVAAAAGLRIFWAWIAPGARTRAQALAEDGRALFTVAIGCAITLFVSGLIEGFVTPSTLPVWVKIAIGALALAAFLAYMLVLGRRAVRAGETGDLAEFDAGARRVVAG
- the aqpZ gene encoding aquaporin Z; the encoded protein is MADSAATPAPSPVLVPTLGARLGAEVIGTFVLVFSVVGTALFAAGFAGGEGGFNVGFLGVALALGLSVVVGAYAFGPVSGGHFNPAVTLGLAVAGRFAWKDVVSYIVAQIVGGIIASTLLVAIAAGGPDGFLSKAQKGGFVSTGWGELSPGGFPLVSALLIEIITTAVFVWVILGVTSSRAAAGFAPLAIGLTLTIIALIAIPVSDASFNPARSIATAIYGGPTALGQLWLSIVAPIVGALIAGVTFKFIFDGTRKAD
- a CDS encoding DUF58 domain-containing protein, whose translation is MTVSGRFVALLAFGVVPVVLLGARAEAAFLTLAAWLVLALLLGTLDLLLAASPRRVIVERTVPARVRLGAEAPAELLLTNTGRGAIRGQVRDAWEPSAGLVRSRTPIALPPGERRRVNETLRPWRRGERRVAEVTVRAWGPLHLWGRQATLSAPGRIRVLPPFASRKHLPSRLARLRELDGMTSVMLRGQGTEFDSLREYVRGDDVRSIDWRATARRHDPTAGSGARVMVRTWRPERDRRVIILIDSARTSAARIDDEPRIDTAFESALLLGALASRAGDRVDVLAYDRAVRGRVQGATGPELLSRMVDVFAGVEPALIEMDWGAVPTQLAAITSQRSLVVLLTSIEAPGASRGLLAVLPQLARKHTVVVASVTDPESLRAAGERRDREGVYRAAAAERALLDVARVTAAIQRSGADVVTGSPADLPPALSDRYLALKAAGKL
- a CDS encoding AAA family ATPase, producing the protein MTDVTTGSSTGAPAPLAAGAPSADSTVLRQTLSRVRTEVGKAVVGQDGAVTGLIIALLARGHVLLEGVPGVAKTLLVRSLSQALSLDTKRIQFTPDLMPGDVTGSLVYDGASGGFEFREGPVFTNILLADEINRTPPKTQSALLEAMEERQVSVDGVSRPLPDPFLVAATQNPVEYEGTYSLPEAQLDRFLLKLTLDIPERETEVEMLRRHAAGFNPRDLAGAGVTPVLSAADLAAARGAAASVGATADVLAYIVDLARATRHSPSVKLGVSPRGTTALLAAAKAWAWLSGYGSITPDHVQAMLLPVWRHRVQLRPEAELEGVGVDAILRSIVQQVQVPI